In a genomic window of Thermoanaerobaculum aquaticum:
- the mrdA gene encoding penicillin-binding protein 2, with protein sequence MSYVRDDLRPLQRRLAALLLLTLFGILILLSRLWVLQVLQQERWRRLAESNRLRKVPLEAPRGTVKDVNGEILLDNRPAFQLLVFPEEMKDLEETTRFLASIGIASEQEVGSRLKKAIKTSFLPSVIADNLTFSQVAAIAAHRAEHKELEVHPTTRRRVPLGPVVAHVVGQLGEVTPEQLAQNPELRPGQLVGRSGLERAYQHVLGGEQGNVVVVVDALGRQVSTLEEEKPVPGRPLTVTLDSSLQREAAKALGPQVGAVVALDPKTGAVRVLLSQPAFDPDLFAGHLEPQKWQELVADPLHPLNNRALQALYPPGSTIKPLYAAAALASGVRTPSQGVFCTGAVNIYGHPYRCWLKGGHGHVALEEAIEASCDTYFYYLARDAGIDRLASWARLFGLGSPTGIELSGEASGLVPDDAWSRRVRGQPWYAGETISVGIGQGPILVTPLQLAVAYAALVNGGYLVTPHLVEGQGKPPKPLGLPAEALAVARRGMERVVQGNRGTARRLGALPASLAGKTGTAQVMRKKEGVTWRELPWEQRHHALFVGYAPAEDPRLVVAVVVEHGGDAASVAAPVAGRILAKALGVPEELVDKIIVAEVSLPEGPAELPGGQP encoded by the coding sequence ATGAGCTACGTCCGCGACGACCTGCGGCCGCTGCAAAGGCGCTTGGCGGCGCTGCTCTTGCTTACGCTTTTCGGCATTTTGATTTTGCTTTCCAGGCTCTGGGTGCTGCAGGTGCTGCAGCAGGAACGCTGGCGCCGCCTGGCGGAATCCAACCGGCTGCGCAAGGTGCCGCTGGAAGCCCCCCGGGGCACGGTGAAGGACGTCAACGGGGAAATCCTCCTGGACAACCGCCCTGCCTTTCAGCTCCTGGTGTTTCCCGAGGAAATGAAGGACCTGGAGGAAACCACGCGCTTTTTGGCCAGCATCGGCATTGCCAGCGAGCAGGAGGTAGGTAGCCGGCTTAAAAAGGCCATCAAAACCTCTTTTTTGCCCTCGGTCATTGCCGACAACCTCACGTTTTCCCAGGTGGCTGCCATTGCCGCCCACCGCGCCGAGCACAAGGAGCTGGAGGTCCACCCCACAACCCGCCGCCGTGTCCCCTTAGGCCCGGTGGTGGCCCATGTGGTGGGGCAACTGGGGGAGGTAACCCCCGAGCAGCTGGCCCAAAACCCCGAGCTGCGACCCGGGCAGCTGGTGGGACGCTCGGGGCTGGAGCGGGCTTACCAGCACGTGCTGGGCGGTGAGCAGGGCAACGTGGTGGTGGTGGTGGACGCTCTGGGGCGCCAGGTTTCCACCTTGGAGGAGGAAAAACCCGTTCCCGGAAGGCCCCTCACCGTCACCTTGGACTCAAGCTTGCAGCGGGAAGCCGCCAAAGCTTTAGGCCCCCAGGTGGGGGCGGTGGTGGCCCTGGATCCAAAAACCGGCGCGGTGCGGGTGCTTTTGTCGCAGCCGGCCTTCGATCCCGATCTTTTTGCCGGACATCTGGAACCCCAAAAATGGCAGGAGCTGGTGGCCGACCCCCTGCACCCTTTGAACAACCGCGCCCTCCAGGCCCTTTACCCCCCGGGCTCCACCATCAAACCGCTTTACGCTGCCGCCGCGTTGGCTTCCGGTGTGCGCACGCCCTCCCAAGGGGTCTTTTGCACCGGTGCTGTAAACATTTACGGCCACCCTTACCGCTGCTGGCTTAAGGGCGGGCACGGGCACGTGGCGCTGGAAGAAGCCATCGAAGCTTCCTGCGACACGTACTTTTACTACCTGGCCCGGGACGCCGGCATAGACCGCTTGGCCAGCTGGGCTCGGCTTTTCGGCCTGGGCTCCCCCACCGGCATTGAGCTTTCCGGTGAAGCTTCCGGGCTGGTGCCCGACGATGCTTGGAGCCGCAGGGTCCGTGGCCAGCCCTGGTACGCCGGCGAAACCATTTCCGTGGGCATCGGCCAAGGGCCCATTTTGGTGACGCCGTTGCAGCTGGCGGTGGCGTATGCGGCCCTGGTGAACGGCGGCTACCTGGTGACCCCTCACCTGGTGGAAGGCCAGGGCAAGCCTCCGAAACCGCTGGGGCTTCCGGCGGAAGCGCTGGCCGTCGCTCGCCGGGGGATGGAGAGGGTGGTGCAGGGGAACCGCGGCACCGCCCGCCGGTTGGGGGCGCTCCCCGCGAGCCTGGCCGGCAAGACCGGAACCGCACAGGTGATGCGCAAGAAAGAAGGGGTCACCTGGCGGGAGCTGCCCTGGGAGCAGCGCCACCACGCGCTTTTTGTGGGCTACGCCCCGGCTGAGGACCCGCGCCTGGTGGTGGCGGTGGTGGTGGAGCACGGCGGTGACGCCGCCAGCGTGGCGGCGCCGGTGGCCGGCCGCATCCTCGCCAAAGCCTTAGGGGTCCCGGAGGAGCTGGTGGACAAAATCATCGTGGCCGAAGTGTCACTTCCCGAAGGGCCTGCGGAACTCCCCGGAGGACAGCCGTGA
- the rodA gene encoding rod shape-determining protein RodA, giving the protein MKRWDPWLLLSVMAISAASYLAQSSTAQALDRPGFAFRQLAWLVVGFALMVLVGTLDYRVLARFWPLFYTASVLVLIATLVLAPVRAGTRSWLVIGAFTVQPSEFARVVVILTLAAVASVHQEALLAPRKALELFGLTALPMGLVLLQPDLGVALTFLPALFAVFWLGGLRTRVWALLGTAAAVLAVVAFFSLLKPYQKERILTFLQPDRAPLTAGYQQRQAKIAVGSGGFTGKGLKSGTQSQLRFLPAQRTDFIFAVWAEETGFAGSALLVFAYGLLLFRVFYTGLQARDRLGLLLSGGVGAVMAAQVLVNIGMNLGIMPTTGITLPLLSYGGSSALATGLALGLVQSVWRLRFANV; this is encoded by the coding sequence GTGAAGCGCTGGGACCCCTGGTTGCTGCTTTCGGTGATGGCCATTTCCGCGGCCAGCTACTTAGCCCAGTCCTCCACCGCCCAAGCCCTGGACCGGCCAGGGTTTGCCTTCCGGCAGCTGGCCTGGCTGGTGGTGGGGTTTGCCCTCATGGTGCTGGTGGGGACCCTGGATTACCGGGTGCTGGCCCGCTTTTGGCCGCTGTTTTACACCGCCAGCGTGCTGGTGCTGATCGCTACTCTGGTGCTTGCTCCGGTGCGGGCGGGCACCAGGTCCTGGCTGGTGATTGGGGCCTTTACCGTCCAGCCTTCGGAGTTTGCCCGGGTGGTGGTGATCTTAACGTTAGCGGCGGTGGCCTCGGTCCACCAGGAGGCTTTGCTTGCGCCCCGCAAGGCGCTGGAGCTTTTTGGCCTCACTGCTTTGCCCATGGGCCTGGTGCTGCTGCAACCGGACCTGGGGGTGGCCCTCACCTTCCTCCCGGCTTTGTTTGCGGTGTTTTGGCTGGGGGGGTTGCGCACCAGGGTATGGGCCCTTTTGGGGACCGCCGCTGCCGTTCTTGCGGTGGTGGCCTTTTTTTCCCTGCTCAAGCCCTACCAAAAGGAACGCATCCTTACCTTTCTCCAACCCGACCGTGCCCCCCTTACCGCCGGTTACCAGCAGCGGCAGGCAAAAATCGCCGTGGGTTCGGGGGGGTTCACCGGCAAGGGCTTGAAATCCGGCACCCAGTCGCAGCTGCGCTTTCTCCCCGCCCAAAGGACCGACTTCATCTTTGCGGTGTGGGCCGAGGAAACCGGCTTTGCTGGTAGCGCGCTGTTGGTTTTTGCGTATGGGCTCCTGTTGTTTCGCGTTTTTTACACCGGTCTGCAAGCCCGCGACCGGCTGGGGTTGCTGCTTTCGGGGGGCGTGGGCGCAGTGATGGCCGCGCAAGTCCTGGTGAACATCGGCATGAACCTGGGGATCATGCCCACCACCGGCATTACCTTGCCGCTCTTGTCCTACGGGGGCTCCTCGGCTTTGGCCACGGGTTTAGCCCTGGGACTGGTGCAAAGCGTGTGGCGGCTGCGCTTTGCCAACGTGTGA